The sequence below is a genomic window from Bactrocera neohumeralis isolate Rockhampton chromosome 4, APGP_CSIRO_Bneo_wtdbg2-racon-allhic-juicebox.fasta_v2, whole genome shotgun sequence.
AGTGGCGACGTTCACTCACCAAAAATGAGTTATTATTATCTTGTTGTTCTCTACTTTGTCTATGTATACTGCTGTAGCTTTGACGTTCACTAGGGAAAACCGAACTCGATGGCTCCTCGTGCAAGTTTAAAATACTCTTGCGATGAATTTTACCATTCGATGTAAGACTACCTATCTGATTGGAATCGTTAGAAATAGATTTTCGATGAAATACTGAGTTCGTAACGTTCGTATCGGCAGTGAAGTCGCTTCTTCGATGATGAAAATGTTTGGATACTGTAGCAGCTGAAGAACTAGATTTCGTTTTTGACGAGCAGCTTTCAACGGCTGTGGACTTTTGTTGAGTGGTATGTGTTTGATCTGACATAAATTTAGCCGATCCAGCAGCGTTTAGCTTTGCTGATGCGCTCTGCATTTCTCCAAACTTGCATTGGGTGGAGTGTGTTTGACCGGTGACTTCTCCCATTGTTGTACTGGATAATACTCTTTCAGAAGTGTTGCCAATTTTACTAGTTTTGAATTGTGCCGAGGAGGACTCATGCGACGAAGCGTTCATGCGGGTATcaatcattttattttcctttctaATACGATTTTCGGTCATAGAAATTGCCTCGTCGTGTTTATTTTCAACGTTTACAATGTTCTTAACATTGTTGGTCTTTGCAACATTCTCTATGACATTCACTCTCTCTTGTCGTTTAACATATTCTGTTTCTGGTTCTTTCTTAACCCGACCACCTATTACTGTAGTTACCTTTTTCGTCGATACTACTACTAAACCGTCAACGGGTTTATCCGAACTTACATTTGCGGCAGGAATTGCTTGTTTGCCAGAAACAAAGTTCATTTGATTAGTCGTTTTCAAAATGGCGTTATCCTCTCCAAGAGTTATAGATGATTTGTTATGAGAATACTTCGATCGGACAGCCTTTTGTACTACTTTAGTGCTGTCTAATCTTGAACTTTGCTTTTCATTGTAGTCATCTCTTCTGGAAACCTGAAGAGTGCCCTCTAGTTTGAGATTGTCTACTGGACGTTTTACAACCACCTTTTCAGTAgcagttttcaaaagtttagaATCGGTTCTATCTGTAGATGAAATATACATGTGTCCTTCTGGCCTAAGATTATCTTCCGGTTTTACTTGTTTTGGACGCTCAGCCGGCTGATATTGCTGTTTTTCCTTACTGTAGAAAGTGCCTTCAGGTTTAAGGTTATTACGTGGCACAATTTTGTCTGGTCTCTTAACACCCACGTGCTTTTCCGTCTCTGTAAAGGTCATCTCCCCCTCCATTCTTAAATTATCTTTGTGAATGACTCGTCTCACTTTTTCAGCCGGTTTAAATCCGGGTTTATCAGGAGTGTAAAATTCACCCTCCGTTCTTAAATTATCAGAGGGTACAACCTTTTCGGGCCTATTTACATACTGATACTGATTTTTCTCTGCAAACGTCATTTCTCCTTCCATGTGTAAATTATCTTTTCGGACAATGCGTTTTGTTTTCTCGGCGGGCTTGAATGATGTTTTCTCGGGTACGGTAAATTCACCCTCCACTTTTAAATTGTCTTTGGGTTTTTTCACTACAGGTCGTTCACCAGACTTGTATGAAGGCTTCTCCACTTTATAAAATTCGCCTTCAGGTCTTAGGTTATCTGTAGGTTTTATTTGATCCGGCTTTTTAACAAACTCATATTCCGTTTTCTCGGTAAATATAATTTCTCCTTCCGTACGAAGGTTGTCCTTTCTAATAATTCGCTCACTTTTTTCAGCAGGTCTAAACGCAATTTTTTCTGGTACATAAATGTTTCCCTCTGATTTGAGATTATCTTGTGGTTTTTTCGGAACAGGACGTTCGGCGGGTTTATACCCAGGTTTCTCTGGCTTATAAAATTCTCCCTCAGGCCGTAGATTATCTGCATGCTTTACTTGTGACGGTCGCTCACCGTGTCTGAATTTTGGTTTATCGGGAGAATAAAATTCTCCTTCAGGCTTCAAATTATCCTCCGGACGCTTCTGTACGGGACGTTCGGCTGGTTTATACCCAGGCTTCTCTGGTGTATAAAACTCTCCCTCAGGGCGTAGATTGTCTGCATGCTTTACTTGTGATGGACGCTCTCCGGGTTGGAATTTTGGTTTATCGGGAGAATAAAATTCTCCTTCGGGCTTCAAATTATCCTCCGGACGCTTCTGTACAGGACGTTCGGCTGGTTTATACCCTGGTTTCTCTGGTGTATAAAACTCTCCTTCAGGCCGTAGGTTATCTGCATGTTTTACTTGTGATGGCCGCTCTCCGGGTTGGAATTTTGGTTTATCGGGAGAATAAAATTCTCCTTCGGGCTTCAAATTATCTTCCGGACGCTTCTGTACAGGACGTTCCGCTGGTTTATACCCAGGCTTCTCTGGTGTATAAAACTCTCCCTCAGGGCGTAGATTGTCTGCATGCTTTACTTGTGATGGACGCTCTCCGGGTTGGAATTTTGGTTTATCAGGAGAATAAAATTCTCCTTCAGGCTTCAAATTATCCTCCGGACGCTTCTGTACGGGACGTTCGGCTGGTTTATACCCAGGTTTCTCTGGTGTATAAAACTCTCCCTCAGGGCGTAGATTGTCTGCATGCTTTACTTGTGATGGACGCTCTCCTGGTTGGAATTTTGGTTTATCGGGAGAATAAAATTCTCCTTCGGGCTTCAAATTATCCTCCGGACGCTTCTGTACAGGACGTTCGGCTGGTTTATACCCAGGTTTCTCTGGTGTATAAAATTCTCCCTCAGGCCGCAGGTTATCTGCATGCTTTACTTGTGATGGCCGCTCTCCGGGTTGGAATTTTGGTTTATCGGGAGAATAAAATTCTCCTTCAGGCTTCAAATTATCCTCCGGACGCTTCTGTACGGGACGTTCGGCTGGTTTATACCCAGGTTTCTCTGGTGTATAAAACTCTCCCTCAGGGCGTAGATTGTCTGCATGCTTTACTTGTGATGGACGCTCTCCTGGTTGGAATTTTGGTTTATCGGGAGAATAAAATTCTCCTTCGGGCTTCAAATTATCCTCCGGACGCTTCTGTACAGGACGTTCGGCTGGTTTATACCCAGGTTTCTCTGGTGTATAAAATTCTCCCTCAGGCCGTAGGTTATCTGCATGCTTTACTTGTGATGGACGCTCTCCTGGTTGGAATTTTGGTTTATCGGGAGAATAAAATTCTCCTTCAGGCTTCAAATTATCCTCTGGCCGCTTCTGTGTGGGACGTTCGGCCGGTTTATACCCAGGTTTCTGTGGAGTGTAAAATTCTCCTTCTGGCCGAAGATTGTCTACATGTTTCACTTGTGACGGCCGCTCGCCAGGTtggaattttggtttttctggGGTATAAAACTCTCCTTCTGGCTTTAAATTGTCTGTAGGCTTCACTTGCTCTGGCCTGCtaacaaattcatatttttcttttgtttcgaAAGTCATTTCACCTTCAGTGCGTAAGTTATCCTTCCTAATAATACGTTCGACTTTTTCTGCTGGCCTATAACCAGGCTTTCCAGGTGTGTAAAACTCGCCCTCAGGACGTAAGTTATCTTTTGGCTTCTTCTGAGTAGGTCGTTCGGCGGGTATGTAATCGGATTTTTCTGGAGAATAAAACTCGCCTTCTGTTCGAAGATTATCTTCAGGCTTCTTTTGTATTGGACGCTCTGCGGGCCTATAACTTGTTTTCTCAGGTATATAAAACTCACCTTCAGGCTTTAAGTTATCTTCGCGTCTAATAACTAACGGAGTCTCAGCTGCCTGATATTTTGGTTTTTCGGGAGTATAGAAATCACCCTCGGGTTTGAGATTATCAGTGGGTTTAATCTGATCAGGTCTAATGACAAACGTATATTCttcttttctttcaaaattcatttcacCTTCTGAGCGGAGATTGTCTTTCCTTATAATACGTTCAACCTTTTCAGCCGGTTTGTATACTAACTTCTCTGGTACTGTAAACGCACCTTCGGGTCTCAAGTTATCCTCAGGTTTAATTTGAGAAGGTCGTTCTGAAACTTGATACATTGGCTTTTCTGGAGTGTAAAATTCTCCCTCTGGTTTGAGGTTATCAATAGGTTTGACTTGCTCAGGTCTATTAACAAATTGATAATCTTCTTTTACTTCAAATATCATCTCCCCTTCAGTTCGCAAGTTATCTTTTCTTATTATTCGTTCTGTTCTTTCAGCTGGAGTGTAAGTGGTTTTCTCTGGAACAGTGAACTCTCCTTCAGGTCGTAAATTATCAAGAGGTTTTTTTTGAGTTGGCCTCTCCGCCGGCCGGTAACCAGGTTTTTCGGGTGTATAAAATTCACCTTCTGGTTTAAGGTTGTCTTCATGCTTGACTGGAGAAGGCCGATCTGCTGgaacaaaatcgactttttgtGGTTTATAAAACTCCCCGTCCGGTTTCAAATTATCTTCCCGTCTAATAATCAATGGCTTTTCGGCTGGCTGATACTTCGATTTTTCCGGAGCGTAGAATTCGCCTTCCGGTTTTAGATTATCAGTGGGTTTCAATTGCTCTGGCCTAACAACAAACTGATATTCTTCCTTCGTTTCAAAAGTCATCTCACCTTCTGAGCGCAAGTTATCCTTTCTAACAATACGTTCGACTTTTTCCGCTGGTTGGTAAGGTGTTTTCTGCGGAATAGTGAATTCACCTTCTGGTCTTAAATTGTCCTCAGGTTTCTTTGCAATAGGTCGGTCAGCGGACTGGTAGTCTGGTTTATCAGGAGCATAAAACTCTCCCTCCTGTCTCAAATTGTCTTGGGGTTTTTTCTGAGTTGGGCGTTCCGCAGGTTCAAAACCAGGTTTCTCGGGTGTATAGAATTCACCCTCCGGTTTTAAATTATCCTTATGTCGAATTTGCACTGGCTTTTCAGCAGGTTGGTATTTTGGTTTTTCTGGGGTATAGAATTCTCCTTCCGGTCTAAGATTATCTACCGGTTTGACTTGCTCTGGTCTATTTACAAATTGATATTCttctttcttttcaaaaataatttcccCTTCTGAGCGCAAGTTGTCTTTCCTTACTACACGAACAGTTTTTTCGGCgggtttatatatttctttttcggGAATCATGAACTCGCCTTCCGGTCTTAAGTTATCTTCAGGTTTCAATTGAGTAGGTCTTTCAGCAGCCTTAAATTCCTGCTTGTCTGGTACATAAAACTCACCTTCTGGACGCAAATTATCTTCTGGCCGCTTTTGAATTGGACGCTCTGCTGGTGTGAAACCTGGTTTTTGTGGAGTATAGAATTCGCCTTCGGGTTTTAAGTTATCTTCGTGTCTGATTTGTAAAGGTTTTTCAGCTGGCTTATATATTGATTTCTCTGGAGCATAAAACTCGCCTTCTGGCTTTAGATTATCAGTGGGTTTCACTTGATTGGGCCTAATAACAAACTGATATTCTTCTTTTGTTTCGAATGTCATTTCACCTTCTGTGCGTAAATTGTCCTTTCTAATAACACGTTCAATTTTTTCAGCAGGTTTATACATTTCTTTTTCCGGAACAAGAAACTCGCCTTCAGGTTTCAAATTATCTATAGGTTTCTTTTGCGTTGGACGTTCGGCGGGTTGATAAGTGGGTTTCTCGTGTTTATAGAACTCCCCTTCTGGTTTCAAATTGTCTTCTGGGCGTTTCTGAGTTGGACGTTCTGCTGGCCTATATCCAGGTTTTTCTGGAGTGTAAAATTCTCCCTCAGGGCGAAGGTTGTCCTCTGGTCTAACTTGTGTAGGACGTTCTCCTGGTTGAAACTTTGTTTTCTCTGGTGAATAGAAATCACCTTCTGGCTTCAAATTATCTTCCGGCCGTTTCTGAGTTGGACGTTCTGCTGGTCTAAATCCGGGCTTCTCAGGAGTGTAAAATTCGCCTTCGGGTCGCAAATTGTCAGCATGTCGTACTTGAGTGGGACGCTCTCCAGGTTGGAACTTAGGTTTCTCTGGTGAATAGAAATCACCTTCTGGCTTCAAATTATCCTCTGGCCGTTTCTGAGTTGGACGTTCTGCTGGCCTAAATCCAGTTTTTTCTGGAGTGTAAAATTCACCCTCAGGCCTAAGGTTGTCCTCTGGTCTAACTTGTGTGGGACGTTCTCCTGGTTGGAACTTTGTCTTCTCTGGTGTATAGAACTCGCCTTCTGGTCTCAAATTATCTTCCGGTTTCTTCTGAACTGGACGTTCAGCGGGTCTAAATCCAGGTTTTTCGGGAGTGTAAAATTCACCCTCAGGCCTAAGGTTGTCCTCTGGTCTAACTTGTGTGGGACGTTCTCCTGGTTGGAACTTTGTCTTCTCTGGTGTATAGAACTCGCCTTCTGGTCTCAAATTATCTTCTGGCTTCTTTTGAGTTGGACGTTCAGCTGGTCTAAATCCGGGCTTCTCAGGAGTGTAAAATTCGCCTTCGGGTTTCAAATTATCAGCATGTCGTACTTGTGTGGGGCGCTCTCCAGGTTGGAACTTTGGTTTCTCTGGTGAATAGAAATCACCTTCTGGTTTCAAATTATCCTCTGGCCGTTTCTGAGTTGGACGTTCTGCTGGCCTATATCCAGGTTTTTCTGGAGTGTAAAATTCACCCTCAGGCCGAAGGTTGTCCTCTGGTCTAACTTGTGTAGGACGTTCTCCTGGTTgaaactttgttttttctggTGCATAAAACTCTCCTTCTGGTCTCAAATTATCTTCTGGCTTCTTTTGAGTTGGACGTTCAGCTGGTCTAAATCCGGGCTTCTCAGGAGTGTAAAATTCGCCTTCGGGTCGCAAATTATCAGCATGTCGTACTTGAGTGGGACGCTCTCCAGGTTGGAACTTAGGTTTCTCTGGTGAATAGAAATCACCTTCTGGCTTCAAATTATCCTCTGGCCGTTTCTGAGTTGGACGTTCTGCTGGCCTAAATCCAGTTTTTTCTGGAGTGTAAAATTCACCCTCAGGCCTAAGGTTGTCCTCTGGTCTAACTTGTGTGGGACGTTCTCCTGGTTGGAACTTTGTCTTCTCTGGTGTATAGAACTCGCCTTCTGGTCTCAAATTATCTTCCGGTTTCTTCTGAACTGGACGTTCAGCGGGTCTAAATCCAGGTTTTTCGGGAGTGTAAAATTCACCCTCAGGCCTAAGGTTGTCCTCTGGTCTAACTTGTGTGGGACGTTCTCCTGGTTGGAACTTTGTCTTCTCTGGTGTATAGAACTCGCCTTCTGGTCTCAAATTATCTTCTGGTTTCTTTTGAGTTGGACGTTCAGCTGGTCTAAATCCGGGCTTCTCAGGAGTGTAAAATTCGCCTTCGGGTTTCAAATTATCAGCATGTCGTACTTGTGTGGGGCGCTCTCCAGGTTGGAACTTTGGTTTCTCTGGTGAATAGAAATCACCTTCTGGTTTCAAATTATCCTCTGGCCGTTTCTGAGTTGGACGTTCTGCTGGCCTATATCCAGGTTTTTCTGGAGTGTAAAATTCACCCTCAGGCCGAAGGTTGTCCTCTGGTCTAACTTGTGTAGGACGTTCTCCTGGTTgaaactttgttttttctggTGCATAAAACTCTCCTTCTGGTCTCAAATTATCTTCTGGCTTCTTTTGAGTTGGACGTTCAGCTGGTCTAAATCCGGGCTTCTCAGGAGTGTAAAATTCGCCTTCGGGTCGCAAATTATCAGCATGTCGTACTTGTGTGGGACGCTCTCCAGGTTGGAACTTTGGTTTCTCTGGTGAATAGAAATCACCTTCTGGTTTCAAATTGTCTTCTGGCTTCTTTTGAGTTGGACGTTCAGCGGGTCTAAACCCATGTTTTTCAGGAGTGTAAAACTCACCCTCAGGCCGAAGGTTGTCCTCTGGTCTAACTTGTGTGGGACGTTCCCCTGGTTgaaactttgttttttctggTGCATAAAACTCTCCTTCTGGTCTCAAATTATCTTCTGGCTTCTTTTGAGTTGGACGTTCAGCTGGTCTAAATCCGGGCTTCTCAGGAGTGTAAAATTCGCCTTCGGGTTTCAAATTATCAGCATGTCGTACTTGTGTGGGGCGCTCTCCAGGTTGGAACTTTGGTTTCTCTGGTGAATAGAAATCACCTTCTGGTTTCAAATTATCCTCTGGCCGTTTCTGAGTTGGACGTTCTGCTGGCCTATATCCAGGTTTTTCTGGAGTGTAAAATTCACCCTCAGGCCGAAGGTTGTCCTCTGGTCTAACTTGTGTAGGACGTTCTCCTGGTTgaaactttgttttttctggTGCATAAAACTCTCCTTCTGGTCTCAAATTATCTTCTGGCTTCTTTTGAGTTGGACGTTCAGCTGGTCTAAATCCGGGCTTCTCAGGAGTGTAAAATTCGCCTTCGGGTCGCAAATTATCAGCATGTCGTACTTGTGTGGGACGCTCTCCAGGTTGGAACTTTGGTTTCTCTGGTGAATAGAAATCACCTTCTGGTTTCAAATTGTCTTCTGGCTTCTTTTGAGTTGGACGTTCAGCGGGTCTAAACCCATGTTTTTCAGGAGTGTAAAACTCACCCTCAGGCCGAAGGTTGTCCTCTGGTCTAACTTGTGTGGGACGTTCCCCTGGTTgaaactttgttttttctggTGCATAAAACTCTCCTTCTGGTCTCAAATTATCTTCTGGCTTCTTTTGAGTTGGACGTTCAGCTGGTCTAAATCCGGGCTTCTCAGGAGTGTAAAATTCACCCTCAGGCCTAAGGTTGTCCTCTGGTCTAACTTGTGTAGGACGTTCTCCTGGTTGATACTTTGATTTTTCTGGTGTATAGAACTCGCCTTCTGGTCTCAAATTATCTTCTGGCTTCTTTTGAGTTGGACGTTCAGCTGGTCTAAATCCGGGCTTCTCAGGAGTGTAAAATTCGCCTTCGGGTCGCAAGTTGTCAGCATGTCTAACTTGTGTGGGACGCTCTCCAGGTTGGAACTTTGGTTTCTCTGGTGAATAGAACTCGCCTTCTGGTCTCAAATTATCTTCTGGCTTTTTCTGAGTTGGACGTTCAGCTGGTCTAAACCCAGGTTTTTCAGGAGTGTAAAACTCACCCTCAGGCCTAAGGTTGTCCTCTGGTCTAACTTGTGTAGGACGTTCTCCTGGTTGGAACTTTGACTTTTCTGGTGTATAGAACTCGCCTTCTGGTCTCAAATTATCTTCTGGTTTCTTCTGAACTGGACGTTCAGCAGGCCTAAATCCAGGTTTTTCGGGAGTGTAAAATTCACCCTCAGGGCGAAGGTTGTCCCCTGGTCTAACTTGTGTTGGACGTTCTCCTGGTTGAAACTGTGCCTTTTCGGGTGTATAGAACTCGCCTTCTGGTCTCAAATTATCTTCTGGCTTCTTCTGAACTGGACGTTCAGCAGGCCTAAATCCAGGTTTTTCTGGAGTGTAAAACTCGCCTTCTGGTTGCAAATTGTCAGCATGTCTTACTTGCGTGGGACGCTCTCCTGGTTGGAATTTTATCTTCTCTGGTTTATAGAATTCTCCTTCTGGTTTCAAATTGTCTTCTGGTTTCGTTTGTGTAGGACGTTCAGCAGGTCTAAATCCGGGTTTTTCAGGCGTATAAAACTCTCCTTCCGATTTAAGATTATCAATTGGTTTGATTTGTTCCGGCCTACTCACAAATGTGTATTCTTCTTTTACGTCAAATATCATTTCTCCTTCTGTTTTGAGATTGTCTTTTCTTATTACTCGTGTTGTCTGTTCCGCTGGTGCATACGAGATCTTTTCCGGCACTATGAATTCACCTTCAGGGCGGAGATTGTCCTCTGGTTTCTTTTGTAACGGGCGTTCTGTTGATTGATAGACTGGTTTGTCGGGAGTGTAGAAATCTCCTTCCGGTTTTAGGTTgtctttatatttaatttgagtAGGTTTTTCTGCTGGAACatacgttgttttttctggcaTATAAAATTCACCTTCAGATTTGAGGTTATCAGTGGGTTTGACTGGCAGAGGCCTTATTACATATTGATATTCCTCTTTTTCCGTAAATGTCATTTCTCCTTCACTGCGCAAGTTGTCTTTTCTAATTATGCGTTCCGTTCTTTCAGCCGGTTGGAATGGAATTTTTTCGGGAACTATAAATTCTCCCTCAGGTTTCAAATTGTCCTCGGGTTTTATTAAAGTGACTTGCTCGTCAATGTCGTACAAAAGTTTTAATCGAGATTCTTCGAGATCCTTTTTAGACCAAGTGTTGGACCTTATTCGCGTTTGAGATTCGTCCAGCAAAtctattaattaacaaaaaacgcagttcttaatttaaacaaaggatatattgtatatactataGACTTTACCTATAGTCTCTATTATAGCATCCGTCTTCTTAACGCTTGAAGCACAATGGTGGCGACTGAAAtgagcatacatatatgatattttgatataaaatgcTAATTTAAAGCCAATTATAAAGAACCAACATTTCTAAAAGCTAATTATTTATATTGCTTACCCGCAAGTGCAGAT
It includes:
- the LOC126756767 gene encoding uncharacterized protein LOC126756767 isoform X15; its protein translation is MVSKGSKKKQQQISVSDSKNAASTSSTTSSSSKTVVHTAGTEAASTSSSAVGVTSTSSPTWTKTSQTLQKSESAASNKSMLATTHSGTQSQLQSTLFKSSSSSSSHTESRSEQKQRRQQIEQQQQQQQEQLYEIVSDVGSIGGGQSAPIASIMSDTLKSTKASSSSSSFQQKSEYYEEISNDFSNAKIISSIDLLESDKKEPVFSVPIDVIEIVGSGSSSIGSNYNKAYLSSSQSQTGIMTSTSSSNFAHIESASSSSKVIDGGITITDMSTENSKSISSTSNTAKSGKVTSTNVEMTSSSNKFLTNDVNNSSTEVNSYTSYSTIDGKAINGATTPVIAPLITSPAKTQQTSTAFTKSTQRAIDDDSHSITSTAHSEITSQGDSTSLTETAKNLKSDVVVSGSSRQLASNVTNKSTKKSSIIEQNISEQTIEESSLKKSKSTSKKEVYDVKTKRWTELNEKTGTGATNKKQPTIERYVSRESDGTYKITYKKKIFDQRANKWKIVEEKTVDSAHDTHYPEIVDDVINTTTTTYTTKVYDTKTGEWKIVEEKSFVDSKAFVPNDIVREIEKDNTDVANITTTTEVTKIFDASLNDWRVLDEKTHTDVIERIVETPKKTIYIDEFVEIEKNVQITEDSENITNERTNTSKRKDITTNIYDEVDDVKREKLTTSDSRIRGVDKKETFGSKHTDMCICEICTCGRHHCASSVKKTDAIIETIDLLDESQTRIRSNTWSKKDLEESRLKLLYDIDEQVTLIKPEDNLKPEGEFIVPEKIPFQPAERTERIIRKDNLRSEGEMTFTEKEEYQYVIRPLPVKPTDNLKSEGEFYMPEKTTYVPAEKPTQIKYKDNLKPEGDFYTPDKPVYQSTERPLQKKPEDNLRPEGEFIVPEKISYAPAEQTTRVIRKDNLKTEGEMIFDVKEEYTFVSRPEQIKPIDNLKSEGEFYTPEKPGFRPAERPTQKKPEDNLRPEGEFYSPEKPKFQPGERPTQVRHADNLRPEGEFYTPEKPGFRPAERPTQKKPEDNLRPEGEFYTPEKSKYQPGERPTQVRPEDNLRPEGEFYTPEKPGFRPAERPTQKKPEDNLRPEGEFYAPEKTKFQPGERPTQVRPEDNLRPEGEFYTPEKHGFRPAERPTQKKPEDNLKPEGDFYSPEKPKFQPGERPTQVRHADNLRPEGEFYTPEKPGFRPAERPTQKKPEDNLRPEGEFYAPEKTKFQPGERPTQVRPEDNLRPEGEFYTPEKPGYRPAERPTQKRPEDNLKPEGDFYSPEKPKFQPGERPTQVRHADNLKPEGEFYTPEKPGFRPAERPTQKKPEDNLRPEGEFYAPEKTKFQPGERPTQVRPEDNLRPEGEFYTPEKHGFRPAERPTQKKPEDNLKPEGDFYSPEKPKFQPGERPTQVRHADNLRPEGEFYTPEKPGFRPAERPTQKKPEDNLRPEGEFYAPEKTKFQPGERPTQVRPEDNLRPEGEFYTPEKPGYRPAERPTQKRPEDNLKPEGEFYTPEKTKFQPGERPTQVRPEDNLRPEGEFYTPEKPGFRPAERPVQKKPEDNLRPEGEFYTPEKTKFQPGERPTQVRPEDNLRPEGEFYTPEKPGFRPAERPTQKKPEDNLRPEGEFYAPEKTKFQPGERPTQVRPEDNLRPEGEFYTPEKPGYRPAERPTQKRPEDNLKPEGDFYSPEKPKFQPGERPTQVRHADNLKPEGEFYTPEKPGFRPAERPTQKKPEDNLRPEGEFYTPEKTKFQPGERPTQVRPEDNLRPEGEFYTPEKPGFRPAERPVQKKPEDNLRPEGEFYTPEKTKFQPGERPTQVRPEDNLRPEGEFYTPEKTGFRPAERPTQKRPEDNLKPEGDFYSPEKPKFQPGERPTQVRHADNLRPEGEFYTPEKPGFRPAERPTQKRPEDNLKPEGDFYSPEKTKFQPGERPTQVRPEDNLRPEGEFYTPEKPGYRPAERPTQKRPEDNLKPEGEFYKHEKPTYQPAERPTQKKPIDNLKPEGEFLVPEKEMYKPAEKIERVIRKDNLRTEGEMTFETKEEYQFVIRPNQVKPTDNLKPEGEFYAPEKSIYKPAEKPLQIRHEDNLKPEGEFYTPQKPGFTPAERPIQKRPEDNLRPEGEFYVPDKQEFKAAERPTQLKPEDNLRPEGEFMIPEKEIYKPAEKTVRVVRKDNLRSEGEIIFEKKEEYQFVNRPEQVKPVDNLRPEGEFYTPEKPKYQPAEKPVQIRHKDNLKPEGEFYTPEKPGFEPAERPTQKKPQDNLRQEGEFYAPDKPDYQSADRPIAKKPEDNLRPEGEFTIPQKTPYQPAEKVERIVRKDNLRSEGEMTFETKEEYQFVVRPEQLKPTDNLKPEGEFYAPEKSKYQPAEKPLIIRREDNLKPDGEFYKPQKVDFVPADRPSPVKHEDNLKPEGEFYTPEKPGYRPAERPTQKKPLDNLRPEGEFTVPEKTTYTPAERTERIIRKDNLRTEGEMIFEVKEDYQFVNRPEQVKPIDNLKPEGEFYTPEKPMYQVSERPSQIKPEDNLRPEGAFTVPEKLVYKPAEKVERIIRKDNLRSEGEMNFERKEEYTFVIRPDQIKPTDNLKPEGDFYTPEKPKYQAAETPLVIRREDNLKPEGEFYIPEKTSYRPAERPIQKKPEDNLRTEGEFYSPEKSDYIPAERPTQKKPKDNLRPEGEFYTPGKPGYRPAEKVERIIRKDNLRTEGEMTFETKEKYEFVSRPEQVKPTDNLKPEGEFYTPEKPKFQPGERPSQVKHVDNLRPEGEFYTPQKPGYKPAERPTQKRPEDNLKPEGEFYSPDKPKFQPGERPSQVKHADNLRPEGEFYTPEKPGYKPAERPVQKRPEDNLKPEGEFYSPDKPKFQPGERPSQVKHADNLRPEGEFYTPEKPGYKPAERPVQKRPEDNLKPEGEFYSPDKPKFQPGERPSQVKHADNLRPEGEFYTPEKPGYKPAERPVQKRPEDNLKPEGEFYSPDKPKFQPGERPSQVKHADNLRPEGEFYTPEKPGYKPAERPVQKRPEDNLKPEGEFYSPDKPKFQPGERPSQVKHADNLRPEGEFYTPEKPGYKPAERPVQKRPEDNLKPEGEFYSPDKPKFQPGERPSQVKHADNLRPEGEFYTPEKPGYKPAERPVQKRPEDNLKPEGEFYSPDKPKFRHGERPSQVKHADNLRPEGEFYKPEKPGYKPAERPVPKKPQDNLKSEGNIYVPEKIAFRPAEKSERIIRKDNLRTEGEIIFTEKTEYEFVKKPDQIKPTDNLRPEGEFYKVEKPSYKSGERPVVKKPKDNLKVEGEFTVPEKTSFKPAEKTKRIVRKDNLHMEGEMTFAEKNQYQYVNRPEKVVPSDNLRTEGEFYTPDKPGFKPAEKVRRVIHKDNLRMEGEMTFTETEKHVGVKRPDKIVPRNNLKPEGTFYSKEKQQYQPAERPKQVKPEDNLRPEGHMYISSTDRTDSKLLKTATEKVVVKRPVDNLKLEGTLQVSRRDDYNEKQSSRLDSTKVVQKAVRSKYSHNKSSITLGEDNAILKTTNQMNFVSGKQAIPAANVSSDKPVDGLVVVSTKKVTTVIGGRVKKEPETEYVKRQERVNVIENVAKTNNVKNIVNVENKHDEAISMTENRIRKENKMIDTRMNASSHESSSAQFKTSKIGNTSERVLSSTTMGEVTGQTHSTQCKFGEMQSASAKLNAAGSAKFMSDQTHTTQQKSTAVESCSSKTKSSSSAATVSKHFHHRRSDFTADTNVTNSVFHRKSISNDSNQIGSLTSNGKIHRKSILNLHEEPSSSVFPSERQSYSSIHRQSREQQDNNNSFLVSERRHFNTLSQSQSRDQTSKSCNVHKTSSSSGIEFPSYSKHSERTVSRRNVNQSSISLGIDGASSTTLYRSEYKTVPSTTCAIHKIKEGAFQHTRNTNEHKFFKTVKN